From one Vibrio neonatus genomic stretch:
- a CDS encoding SDR family oxidoreductase — MTKETAIQTRSNMKTVVITGSSSGFGKMAAKQFADKGHKVYAAMRNADGKNQAVKNELESYSENIVVVEMDVLSDESVNTAIAQIMQKESAIDVLINNAGIMHMGITEAFSVEQAQQLMDTNFYGVIRSVQAVAPHMRKAGKGLIINTTSVIGRVSWPFTGTYSASKAAVEAYSQSLKFELAPSGIEVVIVEPGPSSTNLGGSFKPEAHTQVVAENPQLKATIDNMINSVGQGLEDPKTDPQNVVDVYLNLVDMEHGTRPTRTAIGLVNNVDKINDFFQPLQDQVISDFQLDFMLETKVND, encoded by the coding sequence CAACATGAAAACAGTCGTAATTACAGGCAGCAGCAGTGGCTTTGGTAAAATGGCAGCAAAACAATTTGCCGATAAAGGACACAAAGTTTACGCCGCGATGCGCAACGCAGACGGCAAGAATCAAGCAGTGAAAAATGAACTAGAATCATACTCAGAAAACATTGTTGTAGTTGAGATGGACGTTCTTAGTGATGAGTCTGTAAACACAGCGATTGCACAAATCATGCAAAAAGAGAGTGCGATTGATGTACTGATCAACAACGCGGGCATCATGCACATGGGTATAACTGAAGCATTCAGTGTTGAGCAAGCACAACAACTAATGGATACCAACTTCTACGGTGTTATCCGCTCAGTTCAAGCCGTTGCGCCACATATGCGTAAAGCAGGTAAAGGCCTAATCATCAATACGACCTCTGTTATTGGTCGCGTTTCATGGCCATTTACTGGCACCTACAGCGCAAGTAAAGCAGCGGTAGAAGCTTACTCTCAGAGCCTAAAATTTGAATTAGCTCCAAGTGGTATTGAGGTGGTAATTGTTGAGCCAGGCCCATCATCAACTAATTTGGGCGGCTCATTTAAACCAGAAGCACACACTCAAGTGGTCGCTGAAAACCCACAGCTTAAAGCCACCATCGACAACATGATTAACTCTGTTGGCCAAGGCTTAGAAGATCCAAAAACCGATCCGCAAAATGTGGTAGATGTGTATCTAAACTTGGTGGATATGGAACACGGCACACGCCCAACACGCACAGCGATTGGTCTGGTGAACAACGTGGATAAAATCAACGATTTCTTCCAACCACTTCAAGACCAAGTGATCTCAGATTTCCAACTCGATTTCATGCTAGAAACTAAAGTTAACGACTAA
- a CDS encoding DUF6516 family protein, producing the protein MDEIDVLLSMHGEQVHRDDGYWWKIEAWTVPPTKERPHGIRYNLTLHNKFNKRIFGHDNAHAVKPPKGKKFSGKRYEYDHLHKSAIDQGTLYEFSDCYTLLQDFFEGIDRTIAAIEGK; encoded by the coding sequence GTGGATGAGATTGACGTCCTATTAAGTATGCATGGCGAACAAGTTCATCGCGATGACGGGTATTGGTGGAAAATTGAGGCTTGGACTGTTCCACCAACGAAAGAGCGACCTCACGGTATTCGTTATAATCTAACTTTACATAATAAGTTTAATAAACGTATTTTTGGGCATGATAACGCTCATGCTGTAAAACCACCGAAAGGTAAAAAATTCAGTGGTAAACGTTATGAATATGATCATTTGCACAAATCAGCAATTGATCAAGGGACACTTTATGAATTCTCGGATTGTTACACATTACTTCAGGATTTCTTTGAAGGTATAGATAGAACCATTGCTGCAATAGAAGGTAAATAA
- a CDS encoding IS3 family transposase (programmed frameshift), with amino-acid sequence MTKRQRRTFSSEFKMDAACLVLDQGYSVPEAARSMDVGETVLRRWIEQLKIERGGITPTAKALTSEQIKIQELEARINRLEREKSIFKKGHSSLNVGRARTLSLIDHLREHESVKLLCELFDVATSCYYEFKQRKPDANRVRLASRIRELFNISRGSAGSRTIVSMLRSEGIKIGRFKVRKLMHEACLASKQPGSHRYKSAKTERPDIPNLLKREFSVTIPNQVWCGDITYIWSGSRWVYLAVVLDLYSRRVVGWALSNKPDSALTTKALDMAWEQRGRPDGVMFHSDQGVQYGSRKFRQRLWRYRMAQSMSRRGNCWDNAPMERLFRSLKTEWIPATGYMNQNQAQKDISYYLMNYYNRQRPHQANDGVSPVTAENRLKIVSGIC; translated from the exons ATGACAAAACGACAACGACGTACATTTTCTTCTGAGTTCAAAATGGATGCAGCATGCTTGGTTCTTGATCAAGGTTATTCTGTTCCCGAAGCAGCACGCTCAATGGATGTTGGTGAAACAGTTTTACGGCGCTGGATCGAACAGCTTAAGATCGAGCGAGGTGGTATTACCCCAACGGCCAAAGCGCTTACTTCGGAGCAGATAAAAATCCAAGAATTAGAAGCCCGGATTAATCGACTTGAGAGGGAAAAGTCGATAT TTAAAAAAGGCCACAGCTCTCTTAATGTCGGACGAGCTCGAACGCTCTCGTTGATTGATCACTTAAGGGAGCATGAATCAGTCAAGTTGTTGTGTGAGCTTTTTGATGTAGCTACATCTTGCTATTACGAGTTTAAACAGCGTAAACCCGATGCTAATCGTGTTCGGCTTGCTAGCAGGATAAGAGAGCTTTTTAACATTAGTCGTGGCTCTGCTGGAAGTCGCACGATTGTGTCTATGCTTCGCTCAGAAGGCATCAAAATTGGCCGATTTAAAGTACGGAAGTTAATGCATGAGGCCTGTTTAGCAAGTAAACAACCCGGCTCCCATCGATATAAATCGGCTAAAACAGAACGTCCAGACATCCCGAATTTGTTGAAAAGAGAATTCTCGGTAACCATTCCAAATCAAGTTTGGTGTGGTGATATTACTTATATTTGGTCAGGCTCAAGATGGGTATATTTGGCAGTTGTTCTAGACCTTTATAGCCGTCGAGTTGTTGGCTGGGCTCTATCCAACAAACCCGATTCGGCTCTAACAACTAAAGCTTTAGATATGGCTTGGGAACAGCGAGGGCGACCAGATGGTGTTATGTTCCACTCAGATCAAGGGGTTCAATACGGGAGTCGCAAGTTCCGTCAAAGACTCTGGCGATATCGAATGGCTCAAAGCATGAGCCGACGTGGAAACTGTTGGGACAATGCGCCGATGGAAAGGTTATTTAGAAGCCTGAAAACAGAATGGATTCCGGCAACTGGTTACATGAACCAAAACCAAGCCCAAAAAGACATCAGCTATTACCTGATGAACTATTACAATCGACAGAGGCCACATCAAGCAAATGATGGGGTTTCGCCGGTTACTGCCGAAAATCGGCTTAAGATAGTGTCCGGTATTTGTTGA
- a CDS encoding HVO_A0114 family putative DNA-binding protein: protein MKARIGIMSEKLIRMRLLAMAQGKYTPQKNEPKVWYTSINAISQILCPENIELLRLMDSERPESLTQLSELTGRAKSNLSNTLKTLSEKGFVRLEQGSGKSVKPVALFTDFEIVTNSELEHYLLQLSIGQSAA from the coding sequence ATGAAAGCAAGAATCGGAATTATGTCTGAAAAGCTCATTCGTATGAGGTTGCTGGCTATGGCGCAAGGCAAGTACACACCTCAAAAGAATGAACCTAAGGTTTGGTATACATCAATTAACGCGATCTCACAGATTCTTTGTCCGGAGAATATCGAGTTATTACGTTTAATGGACTCGGAACGACCTGAAAGTTTGACTCAATTATCAGAATTAACCGGTCGTGCGAAGTCAAATCTTTCCAATACATTGAAGACATTAAGTGAAAAAGGTTTCGTGCGTTTAGAACAAGGTAGCGGTAAATCAGTAAAACCGGTTGCTCTATTTACAGACTTTGAAATTGTTACAAACTCTGAACTTGAACATTACTTATTACAGTTATCAATAGGTCAATCTGCAGCCTGA
- a CDS encoding SDR family oxidoreductase encodes MSFNISNKVVFITGANRGIGKCITEHFIDQGAKKVYLAVRNPNSTKALEERYGEKVETIQVDITDEASILEAAKKATDVDVVINNAGIISTVAPLDDNALDTLKEEMEVNVYGLMRVAKAFEAALIANQGSLVQLNSVASIKNYVNMTTYCTSKAASYSVTQGLRDHFKPHNVSVLSVHPGVVATDMADLTGLSDIASSPQIVPIEILSALDKGEFHVFPDAIAKQREAGFKSYADNVIMKDFAEER; translated from the coding sequence ATGTCATTCAACATTTCAAATAAAGTTGTGTTCATCACTGGTGCAAACCGAGGTATTGGTAAGTGTATTACTGAGCACTTTATTGATCAAGGCGCGAAGAAAGTGTACTTAGCAGTTCGCAATCCAAATTCAACTAAGGCTTTAGAAGAGCGATACGGCGAAAAAGTAGAGACAATTCAAGTCGATATTACCGATGAAGCATCTATTCTGGAAGCGGCAAAAAAAGCAACGGACGTTGACGTTGTCATTAATAACGCAGGAATTATTTCAACAGTGGCTCCTCTGGACGACAATGCGCTCGATACCTTGAAAGAAGAGATGGAAGTAAATGTCTACGGACTAATGCGCGTTGCCAAAGCATTTGAAGCGGCCTTGATTGCCAATCAGGGTTCATTAGTGCAATTAAACTCAGTCGCTTCAATCAAAAACTATGTGAATATGACCACATACTGCACATCAAAAGCGGCATCTTATTCTGTCACGCAAGGTTTGCGTGATCATTTTAAACCTCATAACGTTAGCGTTCTGAGTGTTCACCCTGGCGTGGTTGCAACCGATATGGCGGATCTTACGGGTCTTAGTGATATCGCATCGTCACCACAAATCGTACCAATCGAAATTCTTTCTGCATTGGATAAAGGCGAGTTCCACGTATTTCCCGATGCCATTGCAAAACAAAGAGAAGCTGGATTTAAATCTTACGCCGACAACGTCATCATGAAAGACTTTGCAGAAGAACGATAA
- a CDS encoding TetR/AcrR family transcriptional regulator — protein MRIFWNNGYAATSVANLTSELGINTPSLYAAFGNKEQLFKEVVAHYIKQYSEPCYRHITEPSDAHFIEKLRACFYELIQKFSDADTPLGCLLVKSVNESDSVAFPEEATVYIKQFGLKTKKLLTTLIESEGVITESATAELQAKYLLSVVYGLSTQVRAGESQQVAESVMDYALNTIPTRSGQ, from the coding sequence TTGGAACAACGGTTATGCCGCTACATCTGTTGCGAATCTAACCTCAGAACTTGGCATCAATACGCCTAGCTTATATGCCGCTTTTGGCAATAAAGAGCAGCTATTCAAAGAAGTGGTTGCACATTACATCAAACAATACAGTGAGCCGTGTTATCGCCATATCACTGAACCCTCTGATGCACATTTTATAGAAAAACTACGAGCGTGTTTCTATGAGCTGATTCAAAAGTTTTCGGATGCTGATACTCCGTTAGGATGCTTATTAGTAAAAAGCGTGAATGAGTCTGACAGTGTTGCCTTTCCTGAGGAAGCCACGGTGTACATTAAACAATTTGGATTGAAAACCAAAAAGTTGCTCACAACCTTGATTGAATCTGAGGGTGTAATCACTGAGTCTGCGACCGCAGAACTGCAAGCAAAATACTTGTTATCAGTTGTTTATGGCCTCTCTACTCAGGTTCGCGCGGGAGAGTCACAACAGGTTGCAGAATCAGTCATGGACTATGCGCTCAATACGATACCGACTCGCAGCGGTCAGTAG